The DNA segment AGGAACATATAGCATTTTATAATTCTCTTGACTTAATTCAACTCCAAACCATTTCTTGTATGTTTTAGACTTACTTCTTAAATCAATAATGACATCAAAAATTTTACCCTTTGTACATCTAATTAGTTTTGATTCTTCAAAAGGCTTGGTTTGATAATGCATCCCACGTAATGTACCACGTTTTTTACTAAATGAAATATTACACTGAACTAAATTATGATTTAAGTTATGTTTGGCAAATTCGTTTGTATCCCATGATCTAGCAAAAAATCCCCGATGATCTTCTTTTTTTTCAAGTTCTACAATAAAAGCATCTTCTAAACTTGTTTTAGTAAAAATCATATATTATCATAAATTTTAGGTAATAAAAAGAATTTTAAAAAATATTTCAAATTACTTTATCCAAAATTAGTTTAAATATAATTTAAAAATTAACGAAGTAAATGTATAAATTTTTTAAAAATTTCGATTCATCATTAGTATTTCTTCTTTCTTCCTTAGTCATTATAATCAATTTAATTTCAATGGCATTCCCTGCACTTATTTTACGTCTAACTAGTGGAAGCGGACTTGCTCCTATTGATCCTTTTGAATTAGGAATTTTTGCCATGCCATTATTAGCATCAAATTTAATTTTCTTTTCTTTTTTCTTTTTATATAAAAAAAATCTTCTTCCTAAATACATCTATAATTCTTCAAAATTCTTGACTAATTTTGATATATCAAACAAAAAAGCAATTTTAATCTTAATTTCAATTATTACCATCTATATTATATTCTCTTTTAACGAAATATCTGAGGCTGATACATGGCCAGATTTTCAACGAGTCATAGATGCATATAAGGTATGGAATTCCCAAGACTCTGATTTTAATCTAAAACAACTTCATACAAAGATGTTCTTTTTAACAATTTCATATGAATTATTTGAAAATTTTAAAGTCCTTCCATTTTTTGCATCTATTTCATTATTGATTATTGTATATTTTTTTACAGTTCAAATTTCCTCAAAAAATATTTCAGGTCTAATTGCAGTAATAATAGTAATTCAAAGTACGATTTTTCATTTTTTTGATACAACAGCAACGTACTCCAATTTTTGGGTAGTCTTTTTCCTTTTTTCTCTATATCTTGTGAAAAAAAGTTGGCCTTTTTCTTGTTTGAGTTTTGTTATTGCATTTTTCGCAAAAGCTCTTACTTTAGCCTATTTTCCTTTAAGTATATTATACATTTTACACTCTTCAATATCTAAGAAGAAAAAACTACTCACAATCTTTTCTTATTTTATAGTAGTAA comes from the Candidatus Nitrosopumilus sediminis genome and includes:
- the rfbC gene encoding dTDP-4-dehydrorhamnose 3,5-epimerase, which translates into the protein MIFTKTSLEDAFIVELEKKEDHRGFFARSWDTNEFAKHNLNHNLVQCNISFSKKRGTLRGMHYQTKPFEESKLIRCTKGKIFDVIIDLRSKSKTYKKWFGVELSQENYKMLYVPEGFAHGFQSLEDDTEIFYQVSQFYTPKAECGIHWNDPSFNIKWPIDEKIITEKDNSWILYDEKTSLTQ